A region of Paenibacillus thiaminolyticus DNA encodes the following proteins:
- the fabI gene encoding enoyl-ACP reductase FabI: protein MTQLLAGKNIVVMGVANDRSIAWAIAQSLAAQGARLAFTYESERVEGRVRKLAETIPNSIILPCNVTVDEDIDALASRLREEFGTLHGLVHSIAFAKTEELQGMYVDTSRAGFALANDISAYSLVAVAQRLHPLMTEGGSIMTMTYLGAERAMKNYNVMGVAKAALEASVRYLANDLGQHNIRVNAISAGPIRTLAAKGISDFNSILKEVEEKAPLRRTTETAEVGDTAMFLMSHLSRGITGEVIYVDGGFHIIGV from the coding sequence ATGACTCAATTATTGGCAGGTAAAAATATCGTCGTCATGGGCGTCGCGAACGATCGCAGCATCGCCTGGGCGATTGCGCAATCTTTGGCCGCTCAAGGCGCAAGATTGGCATTTACATATGAGAGCGAACGGGTGGAAGGCCGCGTGCGCAAGCTGGCGGAGACGATTCCGAATTCGATCATTCTGCCTTGCAACGTGACCGTCGATGAAGATATCGATGCGCTGGCAAGCCGGCTTCGGGAAGAATTCGGCACGCTGCACGGACTCGTGCACAGCATTGCCTTCGCGAAGACGGAGGAGCTGCAAGGAATGTATGTGGACACGTCCCGCGCAGGCTTTGCCTTGGCGAATGACATCAGCGCCTACTCGCTTGTCGCGGTGGCACAGCGCCTGCATCCGCTGATGACGGAAGGCGGCAGCATTATGACGATGACGTATCTGGGCGCTGAGCGCGCGATGAAGAATTACAACGTCATGGGCGTGGCGAAGGCAGCGCTTGAGGCGTCGGTTCGCTATTTGGCGAACGATCTCGGACAACATAACATTCGCGTCAACGCTATCTCGGCCGGACCGATCCGTACATTGGCCGCGAAGGGCATCAGCGATTTCAACTCCATTCTCAAGGAAGTGGAAGAGAAAGCTCCGCTCCGCCGCACAACGGAAACCGCAGAGGTGGGCGATACCGCGATGTTCCTGATGAGCCATCTGTCGCGAGGCATCACGGGAGAAGTAATCTATGTAGACGGCGGTTTCCATATTATCGGAGTATAG
- a CDS encoding inositol monophosphatase family protein: protein MNTKEKIPYVVSSKSHTAVAVNCAAKAGEWIKSKLGQFKSLHIKSSMHDLVTEVDKGAEQMIRKLILTHFPDHAILGEEGVEPGSDASRQAWEQVKDEEYVWVIDPLDGTTNYVHSFPFYSVSIALAHHGEVIVGVVYDPTRDELFVAEKGKGAYVHGRRMQVAPEKELSGSLIASGFPAERTRALPANLAGIQALAPQVRNIRTAGSAALHMAYVAAGRLTGFWELNLNAWDLAAGSLLIRESGGQITDTHGQPYHLGVRDVVATNGAIHDAFIGALEAAGAQG from the coding sequence TTGAATACGAAGGAAAAAATTCCTTACGTCGTGTCCAGCAAGAGCCACACCGCAGTGGCGGTGAATTGCGCGGCGAAGGCAGGAGAATGGATCAAGAGCAAGCTGGGGCAATTCAAGTCGCTTCATATAAAGTCATCCATGCACGACCTCGTTACTGAAGTGGACAAAGGCGCGGAGCAAATGATCCGCAAGCTGATATTGACGCATTTTCCGGACCATGCCATTCTGGGAGAAGAAGGGGTGGAGCCGGGAAGCGACGCCTCCAGGCAAGCCTGGGAACAGGTGAAGGATGAGGAATATGTGTGGGTTATCGATCCGTTGGACGGCACGACGAACTATGTTCACAGCTTCCCGTTCTATTCCGTCTCGATCGCGCTGGCCCATCATGGCGAGGTCATCGTCGGCGTTGTCTATGACCCGACGCGCGACGAGCTGTTCGTCGCGGAGAAGGGCAAAGGCGCCTACGTGCATGGCCGCCGCATGCAGGTCGCGCCGGAGAAGGAACTGTCCGGCAGCCTGATTGCGAGCGGATTTCCGGCTGAGCGTACCCGTGCTCTGCCGGCCAATCTGGCGGGCATTCAGGCGCTGGCGCCGCAGGTGCGCAATATCCGCACGGCGGGCTCGGCTGCGCTGCACATGGCTTATGTCGCAGCCGGAAGGCTGACTGGATTCTGGGAGCTGAATCTCAATGCATGGGATTTGGCGGCAGGCAGTCTGCTCATTCGCGAATCCGGCGGTCAGATTACCGACACGCACGGTCAGCCGTATCATCTGGGCGTGCGCGATGTCGTCGCGACCAACGGCGCGATCCATGACGCCTTCATCGGAGCGTTGGAGGCGGCGGGAGCGCAAGGATAA